In Primulina eburnea isolate SZY01 chromosome 3, ASM2296580v1, whole genome shotgun sequence, one DNA window encodes the following:
- the LOC140827829 gene encoding uncharacterized protein: MKNNGIRRVNENCGDSGQKEVEPQGSSNSKAQYSSPGGQKDKTMHAKAAKVYKILTKVVPKDAADFRRSPIQSMNNTDDEAEHGEGKGINNRSLPKYENVYCRRNKGGSARTFESCWEDEKNDPVIGSNVNNMYGGNHGSDNRVSLELYESEDDFLDNEFELSDTDSQRSLRSEESLKFKQQEKIMEGLFSPKRIETTIAPNPPELAKSVVGQVLTNFHSSLLNHSFKLHSFFPSSFNALGLSSGLLGGGGVRVDELPGHEKENFQVLDSERKGGTTKDIRKFREDGKCGDQGKFSPVLLKKDLNRLRCEFSCDRCSSSKGHEVFFMKILTWNIRGGGNVKKRELVRTEINSGNKERTS, from the coding sequence ATGAAGAACAATGGAATAAGGAGGGTGAATGAGAACTGCGGGGACAGCGGGCAGAAAGAGGTAGAGCCGCAGGGCTCATCTAATTCGAAGGCACAATACAGTAGTCCAGGGGGACAGAAGGACAAAACGATGCATGCAAAGGCGGCCAAAGTATATAAAATACTGACAAAAGTTGTTCCGAAGGATGCAGCAGATTTCAGAAGATCACCAATACAATCGATGAATAACACCGATGATGAGGCGGAGCATGGGGAGGGTAAGGGCATAAATAATCGATCTTTGCCCAAATATGAAAATGTCTATTGCAGGAGAAATAAAGGAGGAAGTGCTCGGACATTCGAGAGTTGCTGGGAAGATGAGAAGAATGATCCAGTTATCGGCAGCAATGTCAACAATATGTATGGTGGGAACCATGGCTCAGACAACAGAGTATCATTGGAGCTTTATGAATCAGAAGACGATTTCCTGGATAATGAATTCGAGTTATCAGACACTGATAGTCAAAGATCGCTGCGGTCAGAGGAGTCTTTGAAATTCAAACAACAGGAAAAGATAATGGAGGGATTGTTCTCACCAAAGAGGATTGAGACGACCATCGCGCCAAATCCACCTGAACTTGCTAAATCTGTTGTGGGACAGGTACTAACCAATTTCCATTCCTCACTCCTAAATCATTCATTCAAACTACATTCATTTTTTCCTTCATCATTCAATGCTCTGGGGTTGTCTAGTGGTCTCTTAGGAGGAGGGGGTGTGAGGGTAGATGAATTGCCGGGTCACGAGAAAGAAAATTTCCAAGTGCTTGATTCGGAGAGGAAAGGGGGAACTACTAAGGATATCCGGAAGTTTCGGGAAGATGGAAAGTGTGGGGATCAGGGGAAATTTTCGCCGGTACTGTTGAAGAAGGATTTGAATAGATTGAGATGTGAATTTAGCTGTGACAGATGTTCTTCCTCGAAGGGTCATGAGGTTTTTTTTATGAAGATTCTCACTTGGAATATCAGGGGAGGGGGGAATGTGAAAAAAAGAGAACTAGTTCGAACGGAAATTAATTCAGGAAACAAAGAAAGAACAAGTTGA